One segment of Cutaneotrichosporon cavernicola HIS019 DNA, chromosome: 4 DNA contains the following:
- a CDS encoding uncharacterized protein (Alpha/beta hydrolase family), with product MTTAADLKPRPNEHVLALPNGRQLEYAEGGNASSRVVFLFFSGLLSIGAVTDVPPAAQKLGAHFLSPSPTGMGRTSPRDPSTPYNLNLIADIRALLEHTHPDGVDAIYLGGGSYGTVMAQMIYGASYDLFPQGRSIKAVLLLAGFSPFKYHTNYAKCLSWPTYVSVGPPSTLPFRIFQRLFSTVLASKLRTVEGARGFLSQTLFDKMDADERAIAETWIAARGKTFDEFVTSMAENNVRSVADTWDGFMEVSDVLHSDWGFDPHALDTEHAKPVLVVSGDADDMGGATNKWIADNYPNATFRTVPGGHIAGIFYMDELWEQLVAAGEEYASK from the exons ATG accaccgccgccgacctcaagccACGACCAAACGAgcacgtcctcgctctccctAACGGGCGGCAACTCGAGTACGCGGAGGGGGGCAACGCGTCCTCCCgcgtcgtcttcctcttcttcagCGGCCTCCTGAGTATCGGCGCAGTCACCGATGTCCCACCGGCAGCCCAGAAGCTGGGTGCGCACTTCCTCTCCCCATCGCCGACGGGGATGGGCCGCACCTCCCCCCGCGACCCATCCACGCCGtacaacctcaacctcattGCCGACATCCGTGCACTGCTCGAGCACACGCACCctgacggcgtcgacgcaaTCTACCTCGGCGGAGGGAGTTATGGCACCGTGATGGCGCAGATGATCTATGGCGCGTCATACGATCTCTTCCCACAAGGTCGATCGATCAAGGCTGTGTTACTTCTCGCCGGCTTCTCCCCGTTCAAGTACCACACCAATTACGCAAAATGTCTCAGTTGGCCTACGTACGTGTCGGTCGGCCCACCTTCCACTCTGCCCTTCCGGATCTTCCAGCGCCTCTTCTCCACCGTCCTCGCGAGCAAACTGCGTACTGTTGAGGGCGCCCGTGGATTCCTGTCCCAGACCCTCTTCGACAAGATGGATGCAGATGAGCGCGCCATCGCTGAAACGTGGATTGCTGCGCGTGGCAAGACGTTTGACGAGTTTGTCACTTCCATGGCGGAGAACAACGTGCGCTCGGTCGCGGACACGTGGGACGGATTCATGGAGGTCAGTGATGTGTTGCACTCGGACTGGGGCTTTGACCCACacgccctcgacaccgAACATGCCAAGCCTGTACTCGTGGTTAgtggcgacgccgacgacatgggcggcgcgacCAACAAGTGGATCGCGGACAACTACCCCAACGCGACATTCCGTACTGTTCCCGGGGGCCACATTGCTGGAATCTTCTACATGGACGAGCTGTGGGAGCAGCTcgtggcggcgggggaggagtATGCTAGCAAGTAG
- a CDS encoding uncharacterized protein (GMC oxidoreductase) codes for MLLLHLAALIPFVLGAPTRRAPVTDGAAVGQTYDYVIAGGGLAGVVLAARLSEDTNKTVLLIEAGLDQSNNDLVTRADKYQQGFNTPIDWAYETVTQSSANGQSQVMRSGKALGGSTVINGMAWSKPHDFQLDALETVGNPGLNWASLQTYMLRVENFHTPDPSQGVTYTPACRSTGGAIDTSIDGTPAQFEADFTAAVQGLGLPFVQDLTCGDPAGLGPMSHNSFNNIRSDAYRGYLLGSTKPNLTILTGATVGRVVLSTDTTPRATGVEFRDASGSGYTVNAGLEVIMATGSLRTPVILQHSGIGPASFLSSAGVQQRVDLPIGQNLIDQVTTTTNWNINAAGGGGQPITFPRFVDLFQGADAQRVTTLLENNLGAWAQDAVDAGVAGNAAGLQAVFEIQRDWILNRSAGITENYDYSYDTTLGWDSWFLLPFGRGSVRIADADAFGSFSIDPRYFVNEFDALASGASARFTRTASNASPLAGHVTGERDPGSGTGDSLDDWVAWAKDNYRSNWHPIGTVAMMSQELGGCVDPHHRVYGVQGLRVVDGSNLPFQVSSHLMTVLFGLAERAAQLIAEDNAGANGT; via the exons ATGCTGCTGCTCCACCTCGCGGCACTCATCCCATTTGTGCTCGGCGCGCCAACCAGGCGTGCCCCTGTCACTGATGGTGCGGCCGTCGGCCAGACATACGACTACGTGATTGCTGGCGGCGGTCTTGCGGGTGttgtcctcgccgcacGGTTGTCCGAGGACACGAACAAGACCGTGCTGCTCATCGAGGCGGGACTCGACCAGTCGAACAACGACCTTGTGACCC GCGCCGACAAGTACCAGCAGGGGTTCAACACGCCCATTGACTGGGCATACGAGACGGTCACGCAGTCAAGCGCCAACGGCCAGTCGCAAGTTATGCGGTCGGGTAAGGCGCTCGGTGGAAGTACAGTGATCAACGGGATGGCATGGAGCAAGCCGCACGATTTCCAGCTCGACGCACTGGAGACTGTCGGGAATCCCGGCCTCAACTGGGCCTCACTGCAAACGTACATGCTCCGCGTGGAGAACTTTCACACACCAGACCCGTCGCAAGGCGTCACGTACACTCCGGCATGTCGCAGTACTGGTGGTGCGATTGACACGAGTATCGATGGCACTCCTGCCCAGTTTGAGGCAGATTTCACTGCTGCCGTACAGGGACTCGGCTTGCCCTTTGTTCAAGACCTTACCTGTGGTGATCCAGCTGGCTTGGGACCCATGTCCCACAACTCGTTCAACAACATCCGCTCAGACGCGTATCGCGGCTACCTCCTCGGCTCGACCAAGCCGAACCTGACCATCCTCACTGGTGCGACTGTTGGGAGAGTAGTTCTTTCCACAGACACTACCCCCCGAGCCACCGGGGTTGAGTTCCGTGACGCCTCGGGATCGGGGTACACTGTCAATGCGGGCCTTGAAGTCATCATGGCGACAGGATCACTGCGCACCCCCGTCATCCTTCAACACTCGGGGATTGGACCAGCGTCGTTCCTCTCCTCTGCTGGCGTGcagcagcgcgtcgactTGCCGATCGGCCAAAACCTTATTGACCAAGtaacgacgacgaccaaCTGGAATATCAACGCGgcaggtggtggtggtcaACCCATCACATTCCCGCGTTTCGTCGACCTCTTCCagggcgccgacgcccaaCGCGTCACCACTTTACTAGAGAATAACCTGGGCGCGTGGGCGCAAGACGCTGTCGACGCTGGGGTGGCCGGTAACGCTGCAGGTCTACAGGCCGTCTTTGAGATTCAGCGTGACTGGATCTTGAACCGCAGCGCCGGCATCACCGAGAACTACGACTATTCATACGACACGACATTGGGGTGGGACTCGTGGTTCCTCCTTCCGTTTGGACGTGGGAGTGTGCGTATTGCGGACGCAGACGCTTTCGGCAGTTTCAGCATCGACCCGCGGTACTTTGTCAACGAGTTCGACGCCCTTGCTTCCGGTGCCAGTGCGCGGTTCACGCGCACGGCTTCGAATGCTTCCCCTCTGGCCGGACATGTCACGGGCGAACGTGACCCCGGAAGTGGGACTGGCGATAGCCTCGACGACTGGGTCGCCTGGGCAAAGGACAATTACCGTTCCAACTGGCACCCGATCGGTACGGTCGCCATGATGAGCCAGGAGCTTGGAGGATGCGTTGatccccaccaccgcgtGTACGGCGTCCAGGGACTGCGTGTGGTCGACGGCTCGAATCTGCCATTCCAGGTGTCGAGCCATCTCATGACCGTGCTTTTCGGGCTTGCTGAGCGCGCGGCCCAACtcatcgccgaggacaaTGCTGGTGCTAACGGGACGTAG